A window of the Chrysiogenia bacterium genome harbors these coding sequences:
- the gcvPA gene encoding aminomethyl-transferring glycine dehydrogenase subunit GcvPA, with product MRYIPLSDDDRKFMLDAIGVSSMEELLKQIPDELRVRELLPIGKGLSEKDLLDHMGELSDALPAGLVNFAGAGCYEHFIPAAIAPIVTRGEFATAYTPYQPEMAQGTLQAAFEFQSFVTMLTGMEVANSSMYDGATATAEAVLMVARVLKHKRKTFIVSGALHPEYLEVVRTYCEPPELKIVVVPFDEKSGRTDTAALKAAIAEAGDDFAGIVMQSPNFLGVIEDWKAGAELAHSAGGKFIACFAEATSLGLLSAPGDFGADIVCGEGQAWGLPMSWGGPGVGLFACKMSDVRQLPGRVVGETVDTQGRRGFVLTLATREQHIRRERATSNICTSQQLCALWATVWLSLFGKKGLKDLARRNYAATQYAKEKLGALDGYSVRFSGVTYNEFVLDCPKGADAIVAKLGEQKIVPGVALGRLLGAGFEKSLLVCATEMRSTTEIDKLAVALKEAAR from the coding sequence GTGCGCTATATCCCTCTGAGCGACGACGATCGCAAATTCATGCTCGATGCCATCGGCGTTTCCAGCATGGAAGAGCTGCTCAAACAGATTCCCGATGAACTGCGGGTGCGCGAGCTGCTCCCCATCGGCAAGGGGCTTTCGGAGAAAGACCTGCTCGACCACATGGGCGAGCTCTCCGATGCGCTGCCCGCCGGCCTGGTGAACTTCGCCGGGGCCGGTTGCTACGAGCACTTCATCCCCGCGGCCATTGCGCCCATCGTTACTCGCGGCGAATTCGCCACGGCCTACACCCCCTATCAGCCCGAGATGGCGCAGGGCACGCTGCAGGCCGCATTCGAATTCCAGTCCTTTGTCACGATGCTCACGGGCATGGAGGTCGCCAACTCCTCCATGTATGACGGCGCCACTGCCACGGCAGAGGCCGTGCTCATGGTGGCACGTGTGCTCAAGCACAAGCGCAAGACCTTTATCGTCTCCGGAGCGCTCCATCCCGAATACCTGGAAGTGGTGCGCACCTATTGCGAGCCGCCCGAGCTCAAGATCGTCGTCGTGCCCTTCGACGAAAAAAGCGGCCGAACCGACACCGCCGCACTGAAGGCCGCCATTGCCGAGGCGGGCGATGATTTTGCCGGTATCGTGATGCAGTCGCCCAATTTTCTGGGTGTGATCGAAGACTGGAAGGCCGGCGCCGAGCTGGCCCACAGCGCGGGGGGCAAGTTCATTGCCTGCTTTGCCGAGGCGACGAGTCTCGGACTTCTCAGCGCGCCAGGCGATTTCGGCGCCGACATTGTTTGCGGCGAGGGGCAGGCCTGGGGGCTTCCCATGAGCTGGGGCGGCCCGGGTGTGGGACTTTTCGCCTGCAAAATGTCCGACGTTCGCCAGCTTCCCGGCCGCGTCGTTGGGGAAACCGTCGACACGCAGGGAAGGCGCGGCTTCGTGCTCACGCTTGCCACGCGCGAGCAGCACATTCGCCGCGAGCGCGCCACCAGCAACATCTGCACTTCGCAGCAACTGTGCGCGCTCTGGGCGACCGTCTGGCTCTCGCTCTTCGGCAAGAAGGGGCTGAAGGACCTGGCCCGCCGCAACTACGCCGCCACGCAATATGCGAAAGAAAAGCTCGGTGCGCTCGATGGTTATTCGGTGCGCTTTTCCGGCGTGACCTACAACGAATTTGTGCTCGACTGTCCCAAGGGCGCCGACGCGATCGTCGCCAAACTGGGCGAGCAGAAAATCGTGCCAGGCGTCGCGCTCGGGCGCCTGCTGGGCGCGGGATTCGAGAAATCGCTGCTTGTTTGCGCGACCGAGATGCGCAGCACAACCGAGATCGATAAACTGGCCGTAGCGCTCAAGGAGGCTGCCCGATGA